The window GCAGGAGCACAACCGTTTCATTTCCTTGCCCCTCTATGGTAACATTCATCTGTTTGCCGTCTACAGGCACAAGCTGCCCATAGGGGATTATTTTTCCTTGTTCGGATTTGCTGCTGACCACATTCACGATAAACACAATCGCCAGAAACAGTGCTAATGCGATCGCTAAGATACCGATTATTTTAAGTGAAAGCCTTAGTATCCTCTTCATTCTGTTACCTGTCCGCGTGTTCATTCCCTGAGTTTGTTCCACTAACATCTTCCCCTGTCCGTACTGTTTTTTCGGCTGCTTGAAGGAGCCGTTAAGATCAGCCTAAGGGACGAAGATGTACTCCGAGTGACGGCAATATGAACGCAGTATGAACAGGTGAAAAATAGTGCGGCAATACATGCAGGAAGCTTGCATTAGATGCTGCAGCATAGAAAACGCGGATCTAGAGCCTCGGTCCCCTCTATGATTCTAATTTCCATGCTGTCCGATGAGCGGTAAGGTCACAATGATAACCGTCCCCCGGCCGGGTTCACTCTCCACCTGGATACCGCCTTGATGCAGCAATACAATCTGCTTTACGATGGCAAGCCCCATACCGCTGCCGCCATATTTGCGGCTGTGCGAACGGTCTGCCTTAAAAAAGCGTTCAAAGATCCGCTGCTGATCCTCCTGCGAAATTCCGATTCCCGTATCGGAGATCCGGACGGTTACATTGCCAATTTCCTGTAGGATGCTGACGGCGATGACGCCGCCATCCGGGGTAAATTTGATGCTGTTGCCAATAATATTCGTCCACACCTGATTGAACTGATCATAATCGGCTATCAGCATGGCTGGTATGAGATCAAGCTCGAAAGTAATATTACGTGCTGACCATTGCGGCTGGAGCGCAACAATCACCCGCCTGAGCTGTTCATCCAGACTGAACTTGACCCGCTGCTGCGGCTGCGGCTGTGATTCAAGTACACTCAGCTTAAGCAGACTATCGCTCATCTTGGACATCCGGTCTGCTTCAGCCATAATAATCTTGAGATAACGGCTTCGTTCATCGTCTGTGATATCTGCTTGCTGAAGTGCCAACGCATAACCCGAGATCGAAGTGAGCGGTGACTGAACCTCATGAGATACGTTCGATACGAATTCCCGGCGCATTTGCTCCAGCTGTTGCAGCTCGCGCATCATTTGTTCGAAGCTGCGTGCCAGCGTCCCCAGTTCCCCCGATTGCTTAATGTTCAGCTTAACGCTGAAGTCACCAGCGGTGATCTGCCGTGTCGCCTGTGTCAATTTTTTGATCGGACGGATAAGGTACATGGCGGCCACCAGAATCAGCAGGCTCCCGGCAATCAACGAGTAAGTTAAGAAGTTAAGCACCCATTTAATAATAAAAGTGGACGATGAAGGCGCACGCTGCTCCACGAACATTGCTTTCGTCCCTATCTCTGTCTTAAGCGGCAGGCCTATGAGTATCGGATCAATTCCGTCAGTCCTGGTTATAACAGCCTCCCCCTTTAGTACCTCCGCGATTTGTCCGGTAGTTACATTGAGAGGGTCATGTCCGTCAAGTACACTAAGGGTCTGCAGCTGTCCCTTCGCGTCATAGATACGGACATAAAAGGAATTAAGCTGCTTCATCCCGCTGACGAACGAGTCTGCTTCCCGGACCGGTAATAGCTCGTAAATCCTGGAAACATCCTGGCCAAAATCCAGCAGGGTAACCCGCAGATTGTCATTCAATTGATCTTCATATATCCAGGTAGCCACAAAAAAGGCGATGACTGCGCCCCCGACTACGGAGAACAGAAAGGTCAGAACGACACGTATATATAAGGATTTAATCATTCGGTAACCTCTAAGCGGTAGCCAAGTCCGCGTACGGTCCCGATCTGGAAATCCGTTATATGCGCGAACCGTTCACGCAGGCGTTTAATATGTACGTCTATCGTCCGGTCATCCCCCGGGTAGTCCAGCCCCCAGATCTGTTCGATCAACTGCCCGCGTGTGTAGACCTGTCCGGGAGTTCCGGCAAGCTTATACAGAAGTTCGAATTCCTTCAGCGGAAGCGTGAGCGCCTCAGAACCTAACATGACCTTATAGGTCTGCCGGTCAAGCGTGACGCTGCCAAGCCGGATCGTCTGTGTGGTGCCGATTTTATAGCGTTTCAATAAGGCTCTGACCCGGACCGTTAACTCCAGCGGATCAAAAGGCTTCGTCAAATAATCATCTGTGCCGAGTTCAAACCCTTTGACCTTCTCCCAGGTTTCGCCCCTCGCAGTCAGCATCAGCAACGGCAGATCAGGGCTGGCTCTCCGGAGTTCCCTGCATAAGGTCCAGCCGTCCATCACCGGCATCATAATATCAAGTACAACCAGATCAACAGGCTGCGAAAGATAGATACCCAGTGCCTCCTTGCCGTCCGCAGCCTCGGCTGTGGTAAATCCGTCGTTCCGCAGAAATAAACAAACGAGTTCGCGAATGTTCGCATCGTCGTCCGCAACCAGTATAGTAGGCATCTGTTCCCTCTTTTCCTTGTTTCAGCTTATCGTAAAGTAATCATTATACTATACAGACCTGCGATTCATATAATCATCCGTGAAAGGGAGATTTCAGTGCACAAAAAAGCGGCAAACCCTATTGCCCTGTAAGGACATTAAGTTTTGCCGCTCTTATATTAACCCTGCTATAAAAATAAGGGCTTGTGCCAAAGTTCAAGGTATATAAATGTGCCGCTTATTTAGTCTCCACGGCATGTCCGCCGAACTCGTTGCGCAGCGCGGCAACCACTTTGCCGGTGAAAGTGTCGGTCTCCAGCGAACGATAGCGCATCAGCAGCGCCATTGCGATAACCGGTGTAGCCGCCTGCAGATCAAACGCAGTTTCCAGTGTCCATCTGCCCTCTCCGGAGGAGTGCATAATTCCTTTGATCTCGTCCAGCTTGGCATCCTTCGAGAAGGCGCGTTCCATTAGCTCCATCAGCCACGAGCGGATAACGGACCCGTTGTTCCACACACGGGCTACCTGCTCGAAGTTGAAGTCAAAGCCGCTTTTCTCCAGTACCTCAAAGCCTTCCCCAATCGCGGCCATCATGCCGTATTCAATCCCGTTATGCACCATCTTCAGGAAATGGCCGCTGCCGGACTTGCCGGCATACAGGTAGCCGTTGTCCACAGAGGTATCACGGAACAGCGGCTCGGCAATCGTCCAGGCTTCCTCGTCTCCGCCGATCATGTAGCAGGCGCCGCCCCGTGCCCCTTCCATCCCGCCAGAGGTGCCCGCGTCCAGGAAGTATATCCCTGATTTTTCAAGTTCATCATGGCGGCGGATGGATTCCTTGTAGTGCGAGTTCCCGGCCTCGATGATAATGTCACCTTTGGACAGCAGCGGGGTCAGCTCAGTAATTACTGAATCAACAAACTGATGCGGCACCATAATCCAGGTAATCCGCGGAGTATCCAGCTTGCTTACGAGTTCAGCCAGATTAGCCGCCCCTGCAGCCCCCTTCGCTCCAATCTCTTCAACGGCAGCAGCATTCACGTCATACGCCACAACCTCATGTCCATGATCCAGCAGGTTCTGGCCCAGATTGAAGCCCATTTTTCCTAATCCGATCAATCCGACTTTCATTACATATCCCTCCGAAATGTATTTTGTATAGGCAAGTGTTAATAGTACAAAGGGTACAAGTTACGCTCCGGGCCGGATAACATCAGCTTCAAATCCGCGTAAACGATTCTGCTTGGGCAGCTCCGCAGGCGTTACCTCATCGAGCCACCAGTGGTCCTCTCCAAGCAGCTCATCCGCCGCGTCCGGTCCGTAAGAACCCGAAGCATAAGTATGAAGCGGCAGCGTTCCCTCTTCCGTTGCCTCGATAATCGGCTGAACCCATTGCCAGGACAGCTCCACTTCATCCCAATGGGCGAAGAAAGTGGCATCCCCAAGCAGCGCATCATAAATCAGATTCTCATAGGCTTCCGGCAGGTCCGGATTGGCCGAGTCATGTTTGATGCTGACCGGCTCAAGCTGGCCGTGCTGGCGCGGGTTTTTGGTATTCAGCTGCAGTGAAATGCCTTCGCCGGGCCCGATTTCGATTACCAGCAGGTTCGGGTCCATCGGGACCTCCCCTCTGTTTTTGTTATGGAAATCATTAAACGGTTCCTTGAATTCTATAACGATCCGGGTCGATTTCTCTTTCATGCGTTTGCCGGTGCGGATATAAAAAGGCACTTCATTCCACATCGGATCATCAATCCACAGGCGGGCGGCGATGTAAGTCTCATTCTGCGAGGATGCATCAATACCCGGTTCGGCAGTATAGGCAGGGACCTCTTTGCCTTTAATCTCCCCAGCGCCGTATTGTCCGCGCACCACATGCTGAGCGACCTCTTCCTTCAGCAGCGGACGTAAGGACTGGATCACATGCCGCTTCTTGCTGCGGACATCCTCAGGGGTGCTGCCTTTAGGAAGCTGCATGGCCATCATCATCAGGAGCTGCAGCATATGATTCTGGAACATGTCGCGCAGCGCACCTGCCTTGTCATAATAGCCTGCCCGCTCTTCCACGCCGACAGTCTCAGCAGCCGTAATCTGGACATTCGCGATATAACGGTTTTGCCATAATGCCCGGAGCACAGGGTTCGAATACTTCAAGACTTCCAGGTTCTGTACCATCGGCTTACCGAGGAAGTGATCAATCCGGAAAATTTCTTCTTCTTTAAAGGCCGCATTCAGGCTGTTATTCAGCTCGCGCGCCGACTGCAAATCTCTGCCGAAGGGCTTCTCGATGATCAGGCGTTTCCAGCCGGTAGTATCGCCAAGACCGCTAGCCTCAATATTGCCGGCAATCGGACCGAAGAATTCAGGACCGACAGACAAATAAAACATCCGGTTACCGGGAATGTCCAGCTGTTCTTCACGGCGGCGCACATGACCCAGCAGCTTCGTATAATCCTCCGGACGTCCCACGTCCAGCACGCTATATTCAAAAGCCAGCAGAAACTTCTGCAGCTCGGCTGAATCTTTTACCGGATGACGGGAAAAGGTCCGCAGTGAATCCAGCACCTGCGCCTGGAACGTTTCATTGCTGAGCTCCCGTCTGCCGAGTCCAATCACAGAGAGAGGACCGGAAAGCTTGCCATCTGCGAACAGATTATATAAAGCCGGATAAATTTTGCGTTTAGCCAAATCTCCGGTAGCGCCAAAAAGCACAAATGTTGATGATTCCACTTTCATTCCTCCCGTTATTATCTAATGTTTATTAGGTTACTTATAATTACTCGCAAACTTTAATATAACACATCATACGACTGTAAAATTCATTCGTCAACCTCATTTCGACATTTACGAAAAGTACTAATTTTCACGAAGTTTTAACTATGTTATAGTAAGTAGGGTATTAATAATAACTTTTGAGGGCGGATGCAGAGTGAACCAGGAGATTAGGCCGTTACTGGCCAAAGTGGAGCATGCCTATCATATTGTCGGAAAAAAATGGGTGAATCTGATCATCCATGTGCTGATGAAAGGGCCACTGCGGTTCAGTGAGCTGCATACCATCATCCCGGATTTAAGCAAACGCATGCTGAATGAACGCCTGAAGGAGCTTGAAGGCTGTGGTCTGCTCAGCCGAACAGTAATTCCGGACAGGCCCGTCCGCACAGAATATTCGCTAACACAAAAAGGGCAGGAGCTTGGAGCTGCGCTCTGCCATGTTGAGGATTGGGCGGTAAAGTGGCTGTGATGACGTTAACAGTAAAAAAAGCGGAGCCTGCGGCTCCGCTTTAGGTCATTCATTTTGCTACATCGCATAATTAGTTCATCTTACTCAACGTATAGTTGATATTCCGCCAGCACTTTTTCCTTCGTTAGTACATTGTTGTAAATCTTCAACTCGTCGATTAAACCCTTATAAGGAGTATCCCAGTAATTCACACCCAACGTGAAGATCCCATTATTATTCTTGAAAATATTTGGGAAGTCGATGCCTGAAAACTTCTCTTCGCCGTTGATATACAGCTTAACCGTTCCGTCATGGACTGTAAAAACAACATGCGTCCATTGATTTTCAGCGATTTTGAATCCGGCTTTTGCTTGATAGGCCGCATTCGCCCATAACACCGTTTCTTTATCAGCGAGCTGCGGTACAAGGCTGATCCAGCTGCTGTTTGAGCTAGCCCCAAAGAAGGCTGTCGTAAAGTTCGTCAGCTGCTCAGGATTCAGCCACACGGAGACGGAGTAGCTATTGCTGTTGATCAAGCCGTCAGGCAGGCGGATACCGGACAAGCCGTCCAATAATGCGGCTTGACCCGAAACTCCAGTTCCGTAGGTGATACTTCCAACAGTTGTACTGTCGATTAGCGAACCTGTTACTCTGCCTTCACCGGCGAGCTGAAGGGAATCCTTCAAGTCCCCGTCAAAAGAGAATACGGCGACAAGCCCGTCCGTTACCTTTACTGTATAGCCGGCAGTTACACTGCTGCCATCTGTGGAAGCTGCGGTAATTACCGCTTCACCGACTGCCTTCGCGGTCACCACACCTGTTACTGAATCCACCTCTGCAATTTCCGGTGCGCTTGAGGTCCATGCCAGAGCCTGTTTTCCGGCATTCCCCGGAAGGATCACAGGCTGCGGTGTAAAGGTATTGCCTGTGGCTATACTTTTCTCAGTATCGGCAAATGAAATGGAACTCACCTTGACATTCGCATCAGGTTCACCGTTCACGAGCCAGCCGACGGCTTCCGGAGTCAGCGCTTTCTCATAAACCCGGAACTGATCGATCAGACCTTTATAAGGGATATCCCAATAATTGACGCCAAGTGCAAACACACTATCCGTTCCTTTGAAGACATCTGTATAGGATGTGCCCGAATATTTCAGTACTCCGTTCACATACAGCTTGACTGCTCCGGCATCATACGTGAACGTGATATGCGACCACTTGCCGGCTTCAATCTGCAGACCGGTATCCGCGTCCAGCCAGGTATCACTGCCGAACCACATCCGCGTGGTGGCTGCACCATTGCCGTAAGGCAGAAGACTTATCCATTGCGTTGAAGATTGGGCACCGAAAAACGCCGGTGTATAGGCTGTCAGCTGCTCCGGATTCAGCCACAGGCTGATTGTATACGCGTTGCTGCTGATCAGTCCGTCCGGCAGGCGGACGCCGGAGCTGCCATCCAGCTTAACGGCCTGGCCGACTTCCCCATCCACATAGCTTACTTTTCCATCTGTAGTGTTAATCAGCTTGCCTGTGACTGCGCCTGCAGCCAGGCGGTCACCGCTCTCTGCCAGATTACCTTCAAAATCATATGCTGCAACCAGGCCGTCTTCGAGCTGAGTGCCGCTGAGCTGCACTACAACTACTGTAAAGGTCTTGGTTTCCGTCGCTTTGCCAAGTTTGATAGTGGCTGTAAGCTGCACCGATGCATTTCCGCTGCCCGCTGCCGGGCGTGTTACTTTACCGTCTGCTGCAACTACAGCTTCATTGGAAGAGGCCCAAGTGATAACCGCTCCATGTACACCGGAAACCGGCAGTTTCAGTTCCCGGTAGACCTTACTTGTATCGCCCAGAGTAAGGCTATTAGCCACATTTACGACCAGTTCTTCATCGCTCAGCAGCTCTATGGCACTGCCCCAGACCGCTACGCCCTGGTCGGACATTGCTGTAAAGACCATAACATTGTCTTTCCGGGTTGAATCCCATTGCTTCACAAATACGCCTTTGTAAAGTCTCTGTACAGTGCTGCCATTGTCCGTTTCGTCGATCAGCAGATGGGCATAATAATCACCTGTAAGTTCCCAAGTTCCGCTAACCGCTCCGCCAAGGGTACCGTCTTCAAGCAGCTCAACGTCAACTGTGGATTTAATCTTAGCCGAGGTGTCCTCGCCGTGATTGACAAACTGATACGCACCGACCACATCGGCCCGCTTAACCTTGGACAGCGTCTCGCCGGAATAGCGGTGTGGTGCGACAACCGGCCAGGCATCTTCATTCATGAACATCTGGTGCACCCGCACCTCATGAGTTTCGCCGCGCAGCGGGAATCTCGTATGGAAGAAATTGAAGAACTTACCCTCTTCCTCGTCATAATATACTGAATTATGGCCTGAGGATACATAGCCGTACGTAGGGAAATCAGCCACTCCGTTCAGATTGCTGAACAGGAAGTTCCCCAGCAGTTTATTACCAATGGCCGAATGATCTTCATCGGTCGCCAGTACAGCATCTTGGCCTGTAGCATCCTTATATGGACCGTCCGGATTCACGGAACGGAACAGGCGCATATTGTAACCGCCGTCAGATGCAAGTCCGCCGTAAGTCACATACAGATAGTAATAGTCCGTATTCTTATCATAGACTACATATGGGCCTTCGCCCGATTTGAAATTACCGCCGGAAATTTTCGTTCCAAAATAACGGTCAATGATTCTGCCGTCTGCCGTCGTGCCGTCTTTTCCCGGATACTTCGGCTCGCCGGTAGCCGGATCTACTTCCAGCACAAAAATCCCGCCTGACCATGATCCATAGGTCATCCACAGCTTGCCGTCCTCGTCATAGAACAGGGTCGGATCAATCGCGTTGGTGTACATTTTATTGTTGTACGTTCCGTTCGTATTGAACCAGGCCGGATTCATGCCATCCAGTGTCCCGTTGTCAATCAGCGCCTGAATGTTAGTATTGGTCCACTTCTTGTTGACCTTACTGTTGGCATCATAGGCTTCGCCTGCGGTGAATCCGGAATACAGCACAGTTCCGCCGTAGACGTATGGGCCTTCAATAGTCTGCGAAACGGCATAGCCGATAGCAGAGCGGATATAGGTGGAAGAGGTGCAATAATACATCATATAAGCGCCTTTGCTTCCATCCCCGTTCACATAATCCGCATTCCAGAACACATCGGGTGCCCAGACGGAGAAGCCGCCTTTGCTGTCCGAATCATTCTCCCCGGCCCAGGCGAAGGATTCCGCCAGATTCGCGGACAGATCACCGAAGAGCGCGTTATCGGGTGTAGTGTAGCCGTTAGTGAAGGTGCTCCAGTTCATCAGATCCTTAGTTTTGGCTGCTGCAATATGCGAACCAAAGACATAATAGGTATCCCCGTCCTTTACGACCGATGGGTCATGCACGGATACGTTGCTGAACGCCGGCGCAGTCGCCTCCGGTGAAGGGAGCGGAGACGGAGAAACCGTTGGAGACGGTGCTGCTGTCGCACTTGGAGCGGCTGTTGCAGTCGGTGTCGCTGTCGCACTTGGAGCGGCTGTTGCAGTCGGTGCATCAGTCGGTACCGCAGTGGCGCCGCTGATTACTGCAGCCGTGGCTGTTGCCGTTGGCGCCGGTGTATCCAGCTTGATCAGGGAGCTGTACTTCTGGTCGTACGTCACCTTTCCGCTGCCTTGAACATTGATAGCTTCGCTCACATTTGGAATCAGATTGATGATTTCTGTTCCGGCTTCCAAGCGGAGGCCTGCCTTGCGGTTCAGGGTCATTTCAGCAATTTTGCCTTTGCTTAAGTACAAGGTCGGCTCGCCGAGTGCGTTCATGATTACCGAGTCGAAACTGCCGCTCAGTTGAATGACTGCAGCCGTAGGCAGTGTCTGTTCCACAGTCACTTTACTGAAGCCTGCTCCGGTTGCCGCAGCATCTTCTTCAAGTTTGACACCCGACTGAACCTTTACATCTGTCACAGCACTGCTGCCTTTAGCCGCAATACGCAGCTTTCCGTTCTTTTTGTCTGCCACTAAGACAGCAGCCGTTGAATTGTTCAGGACGACGCTGTTTTCCCCGCCGCCGGCCACCACGATTTTGCCCGCAACCTTAACATTATCGAGTGTAATATCACCTTCAGCAATGCCCTCAGTGAGATACAGATTGCCCGCGATACTGGTGTTCTTGAGCTCTACTCCGGCAGCACCGATCACCACGTTCCGGGCATTTAGACCGTTATAGCTGCCGCTTTTTAGAATGATTTGTCCGGACAGCTTGCTGATCATGCGCAGCGCTTCTGCTCTGGTTACCGAACGTAAGCCTTTGAAGCTGCCATCCCCATAACCGCTAAGGAAGCCGTCGCCCAGCAAGGAAAGCACGGCCTCCCTGCTCCACTCCGGAAGATCCGCAGCATCTTTAGGTGCGGCAGCAGTC of the Paenibacillus pedocola genome contains:
- a CDS encoding sensor histidine kinase; amino-acid sequence: MIKSLYIRVVLTFLFSVVGGAVIAFFVATWIYEDQLNDNLRVTLLDFGQDVSRIYELLPVREADSFVSGMKQLNSFYVRIYDAKGQLQTLSVLDGHDPLNVTTGQIAEVLKGEAVITRTDGIDPILIGLPLKTEIGTKAMFVEQRAPSSSTFIIKWVLNFLTYSLIAGSLLILVAAMYLIRPIKKLTQATRQITAGDFSVKLNIKQSGELGTLARSFEQMMRELQQLEQMRREFVSNVSHEVQSPLTSISGYALALQQADITDDERSRYLKIIMAEADRMSKMSDSLLKLSVLESQPQPQQRVKFSLDEQLRRVIVALQPQWSARNITFELDLIPAMLIADYDQFNQVWTNIIGNSIKFTPDGGVIAVSILQEIGNVTVRISDTGIGISQEDQQRIFERFFKADRSHSRKYGGSGMGLAIVKQIVLLHQGGIQVESEPGRGTVIIVTLPLIGQHGN
- a CDS encoding response regulator transcription factor — protein: MPTILVADDDANIRELVCLFLRNDGFTTAEAADGKEALGIYLSQPVDLVVLDIMMPVMDGWTLCRELRRASPDLPLLMLTARGETWEKVKGFELGTDDYLTKPFDPLELTVRVRALLKRYKIGTTQTIRLGSVTLDRQTYKVMLGSEALTLPLKEFELLYKLAGTPGQVYTRGQLIEQIWGLDYPGDDRTIDVHIKRLRERFAHITDFQIGTVRGLGYRLEVTE
- the gnd gene encoding phosphogluconate dehydrogenase (NAD(+)-dependent, decarboxylating); this translates as MKVGLIGLGKMGFNLGQNLLDHGHEVVAYDVNAAAVEEIGAKGAAGAANLAELVSKLDTPRITWIMVPHQFVDSVITELTPLLSKGDIIIEAGNSHYKESIRRHDELEKSGIYFLDAGTSGGMEGARGGACYMIGGDEEAWTIAEPLFRDTSVDNGYLYAGKSGSGHFLKMVHNGIEYGMMAAIGEGFEVLEKSGFDFNFEQVARVWNNGSVIRSWLMELMERAFSKDAKLDEIKGIMHSSGEGRWTLETAFDLQAATPVIAMALLMRYRSLETDTFTGKVVAALRNEFGGHAVETK
- the zwf gene encoding glucose-6-phosphate dehydrogenase, producing MESSTFVLFGATGDLAKRKIYPALYNLFADGKLSGPLSVIGLGRRELSNETFQAQVLDSLRTFSRHPVKDSAELQKFLLAFEYSVLDVGRPEDYTKLLGHVRRREEQLDIPGNRMFYLSVGPEFFGPIAGNIEASGLGDTTGWKRLIIEKPFGRDLQSARELNNSLNAAFKEEEIFRIDHFLGKPMVQNLEVLKYSNPVLRALWQNRYIANVQITAAETVGVEERAGYYDKAGALRDMFQNHMLQLLMMMAMQLPKGSTPEDVRSKKRHVIQSLRPLLKEEVAQHVVRGQYGAGEIKGKEVPAYTAEPGIDASSQNETYIAARLWIDDPMWNEVPFYIRTGKRMKEKSTRIVIEFKEPFNDFHNKNRGEVPMDPNLLVIEIGPGEGISLQLNTKNPRQHGQLEPVSIKHDSANPDLPEAYENLIYDALLGDATFFAHWDEVELSWQWVQPIIEATEEGTLPLHTYASGSYGPDAADELLGEDHWWLDEVTPAELPKQNRLRGFEADVIRPGA
- a CDS encoding winged helix-turn-helix transcriptional regulator, with amino-acid sequence MNQEIRPLLAKVEHAYHIVGKKWVNLIIHVLMKGPLRFSELHTIIPDLSKRMLNERLKELEGCGLLSRTVIPDRPVRTEYSLTQKGQELGAALCHVEDWAVKWL
- a CDS encoding LamG-like jellyroll fold domain-containing protein; this encodes MNKTTGKLTASLLALLLLVPSPMMAASGTANESGKTGQLTQTTVSDYKGHWAEADFQSWVENGLITGYGNGLYKPDQNITRAEWVSLVNRVFNLQTLSGSSFSDVAEGSTYYSEIMKAVSAGYVSGYSDGTFRPAQTVSRQEAAVMLYRLFRLDASSTAAAPKDAADLPEWSREAVLSLLGDGFLSGYGDGSFKGLRSVTRAEALRMISKLSGQIILKSGSYNGLNARNVVIGAAGVELKNTSIAGNLYLTEGIAEGDITLDNVKVAGKIVVAGGGENSVVLNNSTAAVLVADKKNGKLRIAAKGSSAVTDVKVQSGVKLEEDAAATGAGFSKVTVEQTLPTAAVIQLSGSFDSVIMNALGEPTLYLSKGKIAEMTLNRKAGLRLEAGTEIINLIPNVSEAINVQGSGKVTYDQKYSSLIKLDTPAPTATATAAVISGATAVPTDAPTATAAPSATATPTATAAPSATAAPSPTVSPSPLPSPEATAPAFSNVSVHDPSVVKDGDTYYVFGSHIAAAKTKDLMNWSTFTNGYTTPDNALFGDLSANLAESFAWAGENDSDSKGGFSVWAPDVFWNADYVNGDGSKGAYMMYYCTSSTYIRSAIGYAVSQTIEGPYVYGGTVLYSGFTAGEAYDANSKVNKKWTNTNIQALIDNGTLDGMNPAWFNTNGTYNNKMYTNAIDPTLFYDEDGKLWMTYGSWSGGIFVLEVDPATGEPKYPGKDGTTADGRIIDRYFGTKISGGNFKSGEGPYVVYDKNTDYYYLYVTYGGLASDGGYNMRLFRSVNPDGPYKDATGQDAVLATDEDHSAIGNKLLGNFLFSNLNGVADFPTYGYVSSGHNSVYYDEEEGKFFNFFHTRFPLRGETHEVRVHQMFMNEDAWPVVAPHRYSGETLSKVKRADVVGAYQFVNHGEDTSAKIKSTVDVELLEDGTLGGAVSGTWELTGDYYAHLLIDETDNGSTVQRLYKGVFVKQWDSTRKDNVMVFTAMSDQGVAVWGSAIELLSDEELVVNVANSLTLGDTSKVYRELKLPVSGVHGAVITWASSNEAVVAADGKVTRPAAGSGNASVQLTATIKLGKATETKTFTVVVVQLSGTQLEDGLVAAYDFEGNLAESGDRLAAGAVTGKLINTTDGKVSYVDGEVGQAVKLDGSSGVRLPDGLISSNAYTISLWLNPEQLTAYTPAFFGAQSSTQWISLLPYGNGAATTRMWFGSDTWLDADTGLQIEAGKWSHITFTYDAGAVKLYVNGVLKYSGTSYTDVFKGTDSVFALGVNYWDIPYKGLIDQFRVYEKALTPEAVGWLVNGEPDANVKVSSISFADTEKSIATGNTFTPQPVILPGNAGKQALAWTSSAPEIAEVDSVTGVVTAKAVGEAVITAASTDGSSVTAGYTVKVTDGLVAVFSFDGDLKDSLQLAGEGRVTGSLIDSTTVGSITYGTGVSGQAALLDGLSGIRLPDGLINSNSYSVSVWLNPEQLTNFTTAFFGASSNSSWISLVPQLADKETVLWANAAYQAKAGFKIAENQWTHVVFTVHDGTVKLYINGEEKFSGIDFPNIFKNNNGIFTLGVNYWDTPYKGLIDELKIYNNVLTKEKVLAEYQLYVE